Below is a window of Lentisphaera araneosa HTCC2155 DNA.
GTGTTCTAAACCGGCGCGCTCCACCACTTCTGCGATCATAGCAAGAGAAATATCAGTGCGGCCCAAGGTGATATTAAAGTGAAGGCTTTCATGAAAAATAGCCGGTTCTTGAGGGACCATCACAATGTGGTGTTTGAGGATATCGCGTTGAATGAGGCTGAGTTGCTTGTTACCGATAATGATCTCCCCTTGAGTGGGTTCATAAAGGCGTGCGAGTAATTTGAGTAGGGTACTTTTACCCGATCCCGTGGGGCCAACCAGAGCCAGACTTGAGCCTTGGGGGATTCGCAGCTTAATGTCTTTGAGCACGGGTTCAGATTCAATATAGTGGAAACCCAGTTGTTTAATTTCGACTGAGGCATTTTCTATATCTTGATCACCCTTATCTGCGGGCAAGGCAATATTCAATATATTGCCGATTTTCCCCATGGCGGCAAAAGCCGCTTGCAGAACCGCAAAGCGCGAGCCCATCTCTTTTATGGGATCAAAGAGTTGGTGCAGGAGGTGAATCCAAGCAATCAGCAGACCAGATGAGATGAGCGGGTCAAAATCTGCATAAAAAATCAGGAATAATGCGAAGACCGCAAGAGTTAAAAATAGTAGCCCCTCAAGGAAGGAATAGAGGAAGGCATCCATGCTGATCGCTTTGATCGACTTATCGCGATACTCCTTACTCAAATGAGAAAACTCTTCACTTTGAACCTCGCCCAAATTAAAGAGCTGAATTTCTTTGCGCATGGCAACCGACTCATTGATCGAGGCGCTCAAAAAACCATTTACAGAGCGAATATCATCATAGAGCTTTCTGAGCTTAATGCGGAAGTAATTCACAATGATAACTACAGGAGGGAAAACGAGGAGGGTAATCCAGCCGAGTGTCGTATTTTTATAGAATATATAGCCCAAGATCCCAAAGATTTTAAGCGAGTCAGTGATCAGATAAGAGACGCCTTGGAGGAAAGTTTCCCCAATGCTTTCCACATCAGAGGTTGCGCGACTTACCAAAACTCCTGTGGGGCGTTTTTCATAATCCCAACGACCCATGAAAGAAACGTGTTCAACTACTTTTTTGCGCAGTTCGCTAAGGCTGCGAATGCCTCCGGA
It encodes the following:
- a CDS encoding ABC transporter ATP-binding protein; the encoded protein is MSDLKNLGTFTELAKKYKKRFILAFLLMPISVWLTIQGPAFVQQAIDDGFKAGRVDLLITFATLFIVVVLADALVSTLINILIQSGGIRSLSELRKKVVEHVSFMGRWDYEKRPTGVLVSRATSDVESIGETFLQGVSYLITDSLKIFGILGYIFYKNTTLGWITLLVFPPVVIIVNYFRIKLRKLYDDIRSVNGFLSASINESVAMRKEIQLFNLGEVQSEEFSHLSKEYRDKSIKAISMDAFLYSFLEGLLFLTLAVFALFLIFYADFDPLISSGLLIAWIHLLHQLFDPIKEMGSRFAVLQAAFAAMGKIGNILNIALPADKGDQDIENASVEIKQLGFHYIESEPVLKDIKLRIPQGSSLALVGPTGSGKSTLLKLLARLYEPTQGEIIIGNKQLSLIQRDILKHHIVMVPQEPAIFHESLHFNITLGRTDISLAMIAEVVERAGLEHFVKSLENGYDSILDEGGESLSAGQRQLVALMRALVSPAQILIFDEATANIDTETERLIQSTINFAMTKKTVIIVAHRLSTVRDADQIAVLLKGELNGLGSHAELIKDCYYYRCLHELEDIHHV